GCTGAAACCTTCTAAACAATAGCGAAACACGTTCCTCGTTGTTATAAGATCTCTAAAACTAGCAAATGTCCAATGTGAAGCCTCTGAAATTAAGTTAAGGCTTCGGGTGTAGGGAAGGTTCGTTGAAACAAGCACATGTCTTGGCTCGATGAAGACTACTGGATAGGAAACCCAAAGCCATTACCGAGTTTACTGCGGACTTGGATGTACTTCCCTAATTCAGGTAAAGATTGGAACACTAGTTTACAATATTGCTCCTCATCTTCTTGCGATGGGTGAAATAGTAGAACCCCGATGAGTTCTCCTAATCGTGGCTCTTCAACTGATACAAGTGCTGGAAAATAGAGAGGAAAGGAGCCACATTATGCTTACAGCAATCGATGAAGTAAACCCAAAAGTTGAGCAAGAGTAAAGTGTGCACCGGTAAATGGAACCCAGCCTCAAGTGCGTGGAGGGGGAACAGCAAGCTATCCTCAGTGACTACGCCCAGCCTATTGAAACCCTCTAGGATGGAAAACTTGTAGGCAAAATGAGGAATCTTTATCCCTCACATGGCCAAAACTCATCGCATTTCCTCTGTTTTCACGGTGTAGGTGTAGAAGTTGTCCGCCACTGGAACTCTTGATGATCATTCTTGTAGCAGATGGCTTGGGATGATTCAGTTACCGACTCCCCTCATTCTCAACATGTTcgatgaagaaaagaaaagaaacaaaaaaagaaagattttTACCTTGAGAGAAATCTTAGACTGGTTCTGATTTTGAAAGCGTTAAGAATGAATTTTAGGGTTTTAAAGGATCCCCTTCTTAAAGAAAAAATTTTTCTCTCGATATGACGATTCCAATAACGAAAAAATCTCAACGGTCAAATCCATGCGAGCAAGATCTACCCATACATGTGGCGAGGTAGATGTCAGGTTTTAATAGCTCGCAGTGTACCCAACAAGCTACGTTTAAACTCGAGGTGATGGATATAAGAAGAGCAACTTTGTAACCCACCTTAAACCCACTAAGGGGGGACTATTGTTATACATCAGCGACCACTAACCCGAGTCCTACATAGGATCCGAGTCACCTACCCATGACCCGGATAGATCCTACCAGATGATTGAGTAAGAGGTGAATCGCGAGAGGACAACAATGGGAGTTCATAGACCTATCTCCCAAGGAAAGCTTGCGTATCTAACTCACACAAACCAAAGGAAGGCCACGATCTCAGCTCGTATGCGTCCAAGAAGCTCACAGAAGGGGGACCGCATGCTCCACAGGCAACCCAGAGTGAAACACGTGTCCAGTAAGCCTGAAGCCCGTATCGAATGTTAGTACTAGGAACAGAAAGAACTATGTGCTCCACAAGCAACCTAGAGTGAAACACTTGTCGAGCGGGCCTGGAGCCCGCACGGAATGCCAATGCTAGGAACGGCGGAGTCAGGACAAAATAGTGGGGTCATATTGTGAgctataatagcatgtataaatACCCGAACACTTCCATTAATAACACACGAGACAAATTACTCAACAAAGTCATTTTACAGGAAAAAGGGCTTATTTTACATTGACCAAGTTATTTTCTGTGAAACAAACACAGGAAAATATAGAAAACATTTTACGTAAAACATTTTACATATAAACAAATGGACCCTAAGtttaaatgcaaaaaaaaaaagtgttttctaataaaattttaacttgaTATTTGATAGTgtcgaaataaaaaaaaaaagagtccaATAACCAAAATGCATTGCTCAATTGATGCGCCACGGGACGTAGGACTAGTACGGCGGGGCTTGGGTGAGTCGTAAGTGATGAAGATGGGATGGCAAGGCGGTTGATGGTTTGGGCGGAAGCTCAAGCTTGCGAGAGACATGGCACTTcgattttgtttattatttagttTATTTAATGTTTTTAGATTTTCATCATGTTAGAAGAACTGCTAATGGGTTTGCCGATTCTGTGAGTCAATAGGGCTTGGATTGCGATAAGTTATGAATTATCCCCCAAAAGTTTCATAATATTGTACTGATGGATTTTATTTTTTCTTGATACAACGATCATCGTGCCTCAATTGAATGTAACTTGGCTTCAACTATTGCACTTGCCCAAATACTAACTTCCTATTCTTGCAAACTAACCCCTTCAATTTTGGCTCTTCAATGACATTTAATTTAGGAGAATTATATTGGAGTATTTAGcattattcaaaaaataaaaagaacaatAAGAAGAAGCATATATGCGAGGGATGATCATTTATATCACTCTTTCTTAAGTGGAATAAGGGCATATGTTCAATATGGGCATGTTGTTTACATTAATTTATTTTACTGAATTTTTGGAGAGTTAATTGTTTTTGTTCGTGTTTAAATATGTATTAGATATTAAAGTATAAAGATGCAGGAGAAAAGAAGAATCAGAACAACACAGGTATTGATGCCTCATCTTCTTGTCCCATAAGCATCTCTTTTTGTGCTTTTCACTTATGCACTCTTCTAACAACTTAATCAACTTTATTCCTTCTTTCCATATCCAACCCAATCTCTCGTGCATTTTGTACCGTTAAAGTAGTAGCATAATCAAAGATCTACAGGAGAAAAAAAAGGCAGACATGGGGGCTTTGTTGTTTTTGAGTAACACATTTTACGTTTGGAAATTTGTGTTCTTATTTCACTCAACTTTGTATTTAAAACCAATACCAAAACCCTCAACTATCCTCTCTCTATCATAATGCTCTTACTTGAAGGATTCAAGGTATGCTTCGCATGTTTCTAATCTCATCACTCTTTGTTCTTCATTTCTAGGCTTTTTGCTATTTTATCTTCCAGCGTTTTTATAATTCATGGTAGAAAATCCTTACTATTTATTTATCTAAAGTTAATGTGCGAGTGCTGGATGTGTACGTGTCCGTCATAGGTGTAGTTTTTTTTTCGAAGCTTTTGTGCCAGGCATGAGTGTTAACACGGGTAGAATACTTCAAAAATTTCAAGAGTGGGAACAACATAGATTTAAAGTTAATATCCGGTCAATTTCAACTAAACCTTTCAAGCTTTGATCCTTAATTAATACAACAGATCATTTTACCAATTTTCGATTTCTTATTTTACCATGTTCTCTGTATGTATTCTCCTAGTACATTGTTCCAGGTGTAAGGCAAACAGGGTCCAAGATGGATAAACTCAACTCACAGCTATATTGGCATAACTACTGCATAATCAAAGAGAATGAAAGGTTGAGGAAAAAGGCTCAACAGCTGAACCAAGAGAACCAGGCTCTGTTGTCTGAGCTGAGGCAAAAGCTAGCCAAAAAAGGACGTTCCAATCCAGACCAAGGCCCCTGTCTTTGCTCAACTTCAAACCCCAACTACAATCAACCacataaaccctaaatcataattggAGAAACCAATTGACATTCATGGCATTTATGTTTAGCTACGGAACCTTTTGTTTTTCTGTCTTTCTTCTTTAAGGaagaaaaaagaaggggaaaTTGTTTATTTGAATAATAAAGTTATGAGCTACAAGATATAGAAGACAAATAATTTCAACTTTCTATTTGCTCCCTAGAACGATTGCCTTTGGAAATTAGAATTTGAGCATTGATTATCGCtgtatttgtttgtttgtttttttttttttttaaatatctcataGGTCCTTGTACTCTTCTCAAATTTAgattttagtctctatacttttataTCCTGAaatttagtccttctactttTCAGATTTCAGAATTTAATTCAATTGTTAATACTCTTAAATTTAGATTTATCGAATAATCTTAATAGTGTTAATAATTGgatatgaattttgaaatctgaaaagtagAAGGATTAACTTCCTAAAATAAAACAACATggactaaattccaaatttgagAATAGTACAAGAACCTATggcatattttaaattttttaaataatttttagttaaaatattaaaagttcatgaatttttaattaaaatattacagATCTGAATGAGTAAAAAACTAAAGATGGACACAAAAGTTAGTTATACAATTTGAAAAACTTTTTATGTTTGTGGGCATTAGTCTCTTACAAGATCTAGTTTAAGTTTAATTCACTCACTAAATTACAACATCACTCCTATATATTAACAGATCACTCTTTCCACTATAACTTTTCCCTAAAAAACTTAGTTACAAATGAAACAGAAAGAACAATTTGTTTACAACAAAACTATACTAAAATAAGTTCTTCACAATGAACAAGATAAGTGATCTCAATCTCATTTATAAAAACTTTCAACAAGCCTTTGTTAGATAGACTTATGTTAGCTTATTAAAATTACAATCAATGTGAATTTCAATCTTTTTAAATTCAGCTCAAGCATTTCTATAACATCCTATACGCGGTTTGACAATCGACGTGGATAAGTAATGTCAAATTGACATTTTCATAACtcatacattttttttttctttttaataaaaaaacacTCATTTCACACCTTGgtaaaaattatttaaacaatTGGTAATATTATAAAGGTTATTCATGTTAGAAttatttcaaatcatttaaaaGTCATATGGACATGTCTAATACGTAAAATGAGTTTATGAATCTCTTTAAACTTGAAATGTGATTTTTCATAATATTGAAGAAATAAGGTTAGacactgtgaaaaataaaataaaataaaataaaataaagaacacacagatttttatgtggaaaccctttcgggaaaaattatgggcagaggagaagaaaattcactatgtcgaatttaaattatcacaagaggaatagactatgtctatttataggcttgtaaagccatattctagtaagactgaaactccttattctaatcaatataaaatagatggagtttaataaggtttaaaaaccttattctaaaataaaataaaagaagtgtaattctatatggattcttcttttattttattttacaattgtattttatttaaataaggattcgggtcacttaattctaacaatctccaccttggcacgaattctcaatgaataagttcttcatcgcgaactctcaacgaacaagttctccacctcttccataaaaccccttaagggtttaacttcaacaatgaacaccaaccaagtctaagcaatgttcaaacttggttataggaagtgacttagtcatcatatctacaggattttcatgagtactaattttgctcacaactatatcaccacgagcaataatatcacgaacaaaatgataccgaacatcaatgtgttttgttctctcatgaaacatttgatcttttgtaagaaagatggcacactgattgtcacaaaatactgtgctgatttaaatgtcttcattgagttcactaaagagtcccttcaaccaaatagcttctttacaagcctcagtaatcgccatgtactcagcttcagtggtagaaaaagtgactgtagtttgcaaagtggctttccaattgattgcacaacctccgattgtaaagacataacctatgagagatcttcttctatcaaggtctccagcaaaatcagcatcaatatacccaatgactccatctctagttcttccaaactgtaagccaacatcagtagtacctcataagtatcttaaaatccactgaactactttcTAATGTTCTTGACCGGGATTcgccatatatctgctaactgcactaactgcatatgataaatctggacgtgaacaaaccatagcatacatgagagatcccactgcactagagtgtggaacatgtgacatgtactcaatctcatcatctgattgtggagacaaagcaaatgaaagtctaaaatgggctgctaaaggaatactaacaggcttagcactctgcatattgaacctgcaaagaactttctcaatgtactccttctgacttaggtacaatttacttgtttttctatctctgagaatctctataccaagtatcttctttgctagtCCCAAACCTTTTatttcaaattcttcacttagttaggctttgacctttcttatctctcatttatcttttgttgctatcaatatgtcatcaaaataaataagtagatacacaaaagaaccatcactgtttttcttaaagtaaacacaactgtcaaaactacttcttttgtaatcatgagaagtcataaaggaatcaaacctcttgtactacTGTCTTGATGACTATTTCAaattgtaaagggactttttcaacaagcaaacatagtcctctttttctgagactgtaaaaccctttggttgttgcatgtaaatatcctcctcaagttctccatgcaaaaatgtagtttttacatctaactgctcaagctccaaatcatgcatggccacaatatcAAGCAaaactcgaatcgaactatgcttaacaactggggaacacatctgtgaagtccactcttggaatttgactgtaacccttttgCAACAAGTCTTGCCTTATAtctaggttcttcaactcctggagtctctTCTTTATTTTTAAGCACTTATTTACAACGAACAGTCttcttacctttaggaagtttcataagatcccatgttttgtttttgtggagtgattccatctcctcttgcgtAGCAAACATCCATTTTTTTGAGTCTTCAtaactaaccgcctcagaataattagatggctcttgattcgcatgtATATCTTCAgctacatttaaagcataagcaactagatcagcctcagcatacttctttagaggttttatttctcttctagttttgtTTTTGGCTATaaagtattgcggtgaagaagtaactctattatcaatttttgtactggcttgaggagtcgactctgtattaataTGATGCtctacctgcttttgattttctttattggaagagacTTTTAgggataagttaggtagcatagcagtttcatcaaaaacaatatctctgctaatcacaacttttctattttcaggacatcataacttatacccttttacaccagctttataaccaagaaaaatacatttaatggatctcggttccaattttccattatcaacatgagcacacacaggacacccaaaaatctttaaatttgaataattagtaggattaccagaccatacctcttgtggattctttttctcaatggcaacggatggggatcggttgatcaaaaaatatgcagtagaggctgcttcggcccaaaacgactttggtaagttggcatttgaaaacatacatcgaaccttctccattatcattctattcattcgttctgcaatgccATTTTGCTGCGGAGTATGGCAAactatcaagtgtctcacgatcccttctgacttgcacaatctattaaacttatcagaacagaactctaagccattgtttgtgcggaggtattttatttgttttcccatctatttttcaatcataattttccaagacttaaatataGAAAACAAATCACTTTTCTACTTCAagaagaatgcccaaacttttctagaaaaatcatcaataaaggttagcatataattagctccatctctcgaaggcactctagatggcccccacaaaccagaatgaatatactccaatgttccctttgtgttatggattcctttggtgaatcgaactctcttttgcttcccaaaaacacagtgctcaaaaaaattcagtttgcaaattcatTGCCCATCAAGAactcctcttttgctcaattctgccaagCCATTCTCACTTATacgccctaggcgcatatgccaaagtttagtaatatcatcatctgacaaggaagaggaagcgacagctgcatcactagtaacagtagaaccctccaaaacatataacttggcaatctttctctactctttcatcacaacaagggaacctttggaaaccTTTGGCAATcagtacccttttgaatcaagagtactcaacgaaattaaatttcttttcaattctggaacatgtcgtacgtcactaagtgttctgataactccatcaaacatcttaactttaattgttccaacacctgcgattttacacgaagcattatttcccatcaaaacaacaccttgagacctttgtttcataagttgtaaaccaatcacgattgggactcatgtggaaggtgcagctgaatcaagtatccactcctcgcttactttagaatcattgtgaAGCAattagaagttcaccatcattgtagtcttctacaacatcgacttcaccgaaATTTtacggttgttttccttttgattcacgacctccttttaatcttattttgtagattatagcactcagatttaatgtgccctttcttcttgcagaagttgcaagttttacctttgtttgaatactttgatctacccttagatttaccgcgaggattccattcttgtgtccttccacgatcatcatcagcattctgatcttgtctcctACGAACAATAaaaccctctccctgagagtcgagtttaaccacaagatgcttcattttatcatacgaggtcaaagaatcataaacctcatcacctgtgagagactcatggctatataaaatcgtgtctctaaaggttgaataagacgggggcaacaaacaaagtagaatcgaccctagatcttccttatcatactgaacctttatggcctccaagtttaaaagaatttttttaaacactgttaagtgttcgtgtacaaacGCACCTTCCTCTaaatgatgagcataaagacgctgcttcatatgcaacttgcttgttagagtttttgacaacatatttgttctagcctcttccataatgcaacgaCGGTCTTCTCTTTCATTACATCCTGCAAAATtccgttggacaaatgcagatgtaattgtgttaacaccttttgatccttacgcttcttctcttcatctgttaatgttgaatgcatcttatctatccctaacagagcatcctctagatccatctgcgtaagaactacttgcatcttaatctgccacaatgcaaatctggtgttgcgatccaacagcggaatttcatacttcaaagacgacattaccgtgattgagatgaataacttggaagctctgataccaatttgtaaaaactaaaataaaataaagaacacatagatttttacgtgaaaaccctttcgggaaaaaaccacggacagaagagaagaaaattcactatgtcaaattcgaattattacaagaggaatagactatgtctatttataggcttgtaaagccatattctagtaagactgaaagtccttattctaatcaatataaaatagatggagttttgtaacaccccaattttcgggaattctgtgaatgttggcataggtttaattatgttagtgggcctctagaaggcccaagcttaagatagaacccggcaattttagttaatttttgttccataagaaaaagggggtgaaattatgaaatagaacctatgtgaaaatgtttgaaaatgctataggctaaattgaagtggttaaataaataggagtgcaaaataggaggatttgcatgacaaacctcccattttacatgaagtggccagccatcatgttgttgtagacaatatgagcacttgatgtccataattcatggtacaaattaataatgggttaggtaaatgttccatgataatggattaggtaaatattccatgataatgggttaggtaaatgttccatgataatgggttaggtaaatgttccatgatggacatttcatatcttttgtattaaagaattaaatggataaaatatgaaattttattaaaagaaaaaagggtgaaaagaataaagttttgtccatctttattcatcatagccgaaagttagagaagagaaaggagaggagaaagctcttgaatgttcggtcacttggggaagaaaattgaaggtaagttcatggtagtttgcttctatcttgatgttcatgagttcttcttgattctaccttaattcttgaagcatattttggtttttagttgtgttgtaagcatttagtcatgaattaaaatgaaggaaatggttgttgtttcatgttcttttgatgaaaaatggaagataggtgaagttgagccaaacaaatgagcatgcatgtgccttagatgctaaggggaaaaatcggctaacatgttgtgctttaaaatgatgaaatggagattatacttaagtaaaatcatagatatgtgatgattgattgatgatatacatgtttaaataacatgcatgcaagttatgtgtgaaagagtgatttggtaataaatctgcttgggacagcagcagtaatgtgactttggaaaatcaccataaattgtgagagatgaattagaaggtgaataaattatataattaaagcttaattagtctagtttcaaatgaaataaacgagaacatattttgaattatgtacaatgataaatttgattcgtaatgaagagtggtcagattagtcaaacagtgaaacatgggaaactttaagaaaaatctggtattgattggccaaaccaaaaattctgaaacttttatggatagaagatatatgagtctattttaagggaaaattaacggaacttgatttggagtttcgtatctctatttataaatgatttagtgactgttgctcaggaagacagcttgcagtgaaattatgattatgtggtaaacattgaaaaaaatttgttaatgagttgcttattgatttcttataagcttactatgatctgtaggtgtggttggcgaatattgtaaggggttaatcgtagtttgtatttgaatagttagattaacgtgttaataatccaattgtaggcggttcgtgtgtggatcacGTCGACATATATATCGTAAGcaaaagtgtgtaactaacacctgttatagactagatcggcaaaagccgaaaagcggtattttgagatcttgcgagtgtgctaatgctcatgagattaatagtttgatgtatatggtaaattaaagtgataagactgcagagagTCGCGATtagtgcatttcgatgtttttgggcttaatgggccaaaagcgggatAATAGGCCAATGGGCCCAAGTTGGTAAGAAAACACGGTAAGTTTTTACGATAAAtgcgtaaatggctatgttatgtatgaaaaccttaagaatagtgaaattacttgaacacccctatgtatgcaaaattatcgttatacccctagggttatttttttctgaaaagcatgatgttctgtttctgtatatgtatgccatgacatattatttctgttgcatggggacatgggttatattatggaggaagcgtcctggtggctatgccataaatatctgatctggtggctctgccacatatatttgctctggtggctctgccacgattatctgatctggtggctctgccacatatatctattctggtggctctgccacgattatctgtatctggtgactctgtcacattatacaTCTTggcgaccatgctgcaaattacgtggtgtgtagcggttgggtgggtcgagttgtctccccacacggtgtaaggttggtacgggggtgtatatggttagatatggttgggtttctgcataaacatgtaatatctgttctattctgttatgggcctacgggctttatACTTAATTACAtttcaggctaaggccaacttattctatttacgtggtttgagtgatata
This window of the Gossypium arboreum isolate Shixiya-1 chromosome 12, ASM2569848v2, whole genome shotgun sequence genome carries:
- the LOC108456225 gene encoding protein LITTLE ZIPPER 4-like, which codes for MLLLEGFKYIVPGVRQTGSKMDKLNSQLYWHNYCIIKENERLRKKAQQLNQENQALLSELRQKLAKKGRSNPDQGPCLCSTSNPNYNQPHKP